The DNA region CCGGCGGCTGCTGGCGGCCGGGCCGGAGACCGATCTGTCGCTGCGCGTCGCGGAGTTGACCGCGACGCGGGCCGCCGCGCTGGACGCCCACGCGACGGAGTTGCGCCGCATCGAGCGGTCGCTGCACGACGGCGCGCAGAACCGGCTGGTCTCGGTGACCGTCCTGGTCGGCGCGGCCCGCCGGATGGTGGCCCGCGACCCGGACGGCGCGGGCGAACTCCTGGAACGCGCCCAGTCCGCGGCGGAGGAGGCGCTGGCCGAGCTGCGTACGGTCGCCCGCAGCATCCTGCCGCCGGTGCTGGCCGACCGCGGGCTGGCCGGCGCGCTGGCCGGCCTTGCCGCGCACTGCCCGGTGCCGTGCCGCCTCGACGTGGACGTGCCGGAACGCTGCGCGGCGTCCGTCGAGGCGACCGCGTACTTCGTCGTCGCCGAAGCGCTCACCAACGTCGCCGAGCACAGCGGCGCCACGCACGCGACGGTCACCGCCCGCAGCCGCGGCGGACGCCTCACCCTCCGCGTCGAGGACGACGGCCGCGGGGGCGCCGCCGCCGGGCTCGCACCCGGTCACGAGGACGCCGCGGCCGAGCCCGCACCCGGCGGCGTACCCGTCGGCGGCCCGAGCGGGCAGGGCGATTCGGACGGCCCGGGCGGCGGACCCCACCGCGGCCAGGGCGGCCCGGGCGCCCCGGACGATCCCCGCGACCGGGAGCGGCGCGGCGGGCGGCCGGGCGGCGGGACCGGGCTGGTGGGCATCCGGCGGCGGGTCGCCGCGCACGACGGTACGTTCCGGCTGGCCAGCCCCCGCGGCGGCCCGACAGTTCTTGAGGTGGACCTTCCATGCGGATCGTGATCGCCGAGGACGACCTGCTGCTGCGGGAGGGCCTCGCCCTGCTGCTGCGCGCGGAGTCCCTGGACGTGGTGGCCACCGCCGGCACCCCCGGCGAGGCGCTCGCGGCGATCGACGCGCACCGGCCCGACGTCGCGATCCTCGACGTGCGGATGCCGCCGACGCACACCGACGAGGGGATCGCCGCGGCGGTCGAGGCCCGGCGCAGGCAGCCCGACCTGCCGGTGCTCGTGCTCTCCGCCTACGTGGAGCAGACCTTCGCCACCGAACTGCTCAGCGGCGGCGCGCGCGGCCTCGGCTACCTGCTCAAGGAACGCGTCGGGCGGGTGGAGGAGTTCCTCGACGCGCTGCACCGGGTGGCCTCCGGCGGCACCGCCGTGGACCCGGAGGTGGTCGCCCAGCTCTTCGCCCAGTCCGGCCGGGACACCCGGCTCGACCGCCTCACACCGCGCGAGCGCGACGTGCTCGCGCTGATGGCCGAGGGGCTCGGCAACTCCGCGATCGCCGCGCGGCTCGTCGTCACCGACGGCGCGGTGCACAAGCACATCCGCAGCATCTTCGCCAAGCTCGACCTGTCGCCGGCCGACCAGGTCGACCGCCGCGTCGCCGCGGTGCTGCACTACCTGCAGAACGCCCGCGGCCTCGCCTGACACCCTCGCCCCACGCCCCACGCCCCTCGCCCCGCGCTGCCTCGCCCGACGTTCCCGACGGGTCCCGACGGGTCCCGACGGGTCCCGGCGGGCCGATCGCGGTGGCCCCGCGCGTACCGGAGCCGGACAAGATCCGCGAACGGTCACAGCCGGACCACAGGCGGCCACCGGCGAAACCGGCTCCGGCCGCCCGCGCGTGACCGCTTCCGTAGGCGAACGGACCACACGGAATCTCACGGCAGCGGGCCGTGAACGGGACGACCACAGGGGACCTGATGCAGCTCATCCGGACGGCAGCCGCGGCGACGACCCTCCTCGCGGGCGCGCTCGCGCTCACCGCGTGCGGCAACGACGCGACGGCCTCGCACGCGGGTCCGCCCGCCGACCCGGCCGCGGTCACCGCGGCCGCCACGACCGCGCCGGGCGACGCGCCGTCCGCCCCGGACGCCGGGCCCGACACCTCCGGCACGGGTACGGACGCCTCCGGGACGAGCGCGAACGCCTCGGCCCCGGGCGCGAACACCGCCGGCGGCGACACCTCCCGCGCCAACGCGCCCCGCCCCGCCGCCGGTCAGGGCGCGAAGCCCGCCGCGGCGAGCGGCCGGTGCCACACCGGCGACCTCGCGTTCTCGTGGGGCTCGCCCTCCCCGGACGGCGACGCGAGCCGGCAGCAGCAGGCGTACGTCGTGCTGCGCAACACCTCGGGCCACACCTGCACGATGCGCGGCTTCCCCGGCGTCGACCTGGTGAACAGCGGCACGCAGTGGTCCCTCCGGCGCACCTCGCAGTCCCCGGCGACGGTCACGCTGCGGTCGGGCGCGACCACCCGCTTCACCGTGACGTTCCTGCCGTGGAGCGCCGACGGCAACTCCGCGTCCAACGACTTCGCGCCCACCGCCCTCGTCATCACCCCGCCCGACGAGACCTCCTCCTACGACCTGCCCTGGCGCTGGGGCCACGTCCTGCTCCAGGACGCCGCCACCCACCCGGGCACCTACACCGGCCCGGTCGGCGGCTGAGCCCGCCCGGCGAGGAGGGCGCGCAGCGGCGCGGTGTCCGGTGCGTCGGCGAGCGCCGCGTCGATCGCCGCGTCCATCCCGGCCTCCCACTCCTCGGGCAGCGCGAAGCCCGGTACGCCTTCCCAGGCGATGTCGGGGCGGGCCAGGCCCTGCTCCAGCAGCCGGAGTTGGACCAGGCCCGCGACGCCGTTCCAGATGTCGCCCCGGATGAAGTTCCGAGCCGAGGCGCCGGTCAGCCGGGCCGCCTTGTCCGGCTTGGGCATCCGGTCGGCGATCGCCATCCACAGCAGACCGCGGTCGATGGCGTCCAACACGCCGTCGAGGTCCGGCAGTTCGGCTGCGGCGGCGGAGGCGGCGGAGGCGGCGGAGGCGGCGGAGTCCGGGGCCGGCGTGGCTGCCGCGGGCGCGGCCGGAGCGGTCGCCCGCACCGCGCGCTGGACCGCCTTGCGCAGCGGCTCCGCGTAGCCGTGGAAGTCCGACACCGTGCGCAGGACGACGAGCTGGTCCCACTCGACGTGCGGCAGCCCGGACGCCTGCGCGGTCAGGGTGGCGCTCTCCACCGCGGCGAGCACGGTGTCGGCGTCCCGCAACAGCGACAGCGCGAGCGGCGCCGACGGGTCGTCGGGCCGGCCGTCGTCGGGCAACTCGGCGACGCGTGCGACGCGTTCGGGCATCGGCGGGTGCGAGTCGTAGGGCGTGGCACGCGGCGCGCGGCGGTCCGCGGCCAGCCGCCGCAGCGCCTCGGGCAACCTGGCGGCGAGCAACCGGCGGAAGCCGCCGTGCAGTTCGCCGCTGGGCGGCAGCGCGCCGACCGGGACGCCCATGAACGCGTACGTCGTCAGGTAGTGGTCGTGCGCCGCCTTGAGCACCGGGACGCGGCGCAGGGCGGCCACGGTGGTGTCCCGGCCGGCGAGCCGGGCCGCGACGCGATCGGCGGCGATCCTGGCGACGGGCCACCGATTGGGAGACGCGCAGGTAGAACCGCGCGTAGCCGACGTAGAGGCGGGCCACGAGCAGCGGCGCCCAGCGGAACATCGGCTGGGCCAGGGCGCCGCTGCCGGCGAAGGCGTCGACGGTCTGCACGACGGCGGCGCGGCTGCGCATGGTGATGTGGGCCAGCCGGGTGTCCTGGTGGGTGTAGTGCCCGAACTCGTGGGCCAGCACGGACCGCAGCCCCGGCACCGTGAGCCCGGCGAGCAGCGGCACGCCGAGGTGCAGGGTGCGCCGGCCGGGCCGCAGGCCGAGGAGGCGGGCGCGTTCGGAGACGCCCGCGTTGACCTCGCCGTTCAGCACGAGCTCGGCCGGGGCGGCGGTGCCGGCCGCGTCCGCCGCGGCGCGTACCTCGGCCCACAGTTCGGGCTGGTCCCGCGCGGTGACCGGGTGGCCGTTCGGGCGCCCGCCACGTCGCCCGGCGGTGAGGAACGCGACCATGCCGCAGACGATCGGCACCGCCACCACGACCGAGGTGATCAGCAGGCCGGCCACGAGGTAGGCCGTGGCCGCGACGAACAGCTTGGTGAGCAGCAGCCAGTCGAACGCGCCGAGCGCGGCGAGGAGCACGACGCCCATCAGGTAGAAGCCGGTCACCAGGACGAGCGCGCGGGCAGCGCGCAGCGACGCCGTCATCGAAGGGTCCCCCCAAAGGACGGGCAGGGCCGGGCGGCCGTGCCGGGCCCGCATCCTACGAGGCCGGGACCGCCGCGGGCCACGCAGTCGCCGGGCGGAGACCGGGGGCGGACGGAGGCCGGGCGGGGGCGGGGGGCCGGGGTGGCCGGCCCTCGGCGGGGGTCAGGTCAGGCCGTGGCTCTGGGCGTAGCGGGTGGCGGCG from Actinacidiphila sp. DG2A-62 includes:
- a CDS encoding response regulator transcription factor: MRIVIAEDDLLLREGLALLLRAESLDVVATAGTPGEALAAIDAHRPDVAILDVRMPPTHTDEGIAAAVEARRRQPDLPVLVLSAYVEQTFATELLSGGARGLGYLLKERVGRVEEFLDALHRVASGGTAVDPEVVAQLFAQSGRDTRLDRLTPRERDVLALMAEGLGNSAIAARLVVTDGAVHKHIRSIFAKLDLSPADQVDRRVAAVLHYLQNARGLA
- a CDS encoding DUF4232 domain-containing protein produces the protein MQLIRTAAAATTLLAGALALTACGNDATASHAGPPADPAAVTAAATTAPGDAPSAPDAGPDTSGTGTDASGTSANASAPGANTAGGDTSRANAPRPAAGQGAKPAAASGRCHTGDLAFSWGSPSPDGDASRQQQAYVVLRNTSGHTCTMRGFPGVDLVNSGTQWSLRRTSQSPATVTLRSGATTRFTVTFLPWSADGNSASNDFAPTALVITPPDETSSYDLPWRWGHVLLQDAATHPGTYTGPVGG
- a CDS encoding sensor histidine kinase, translated to MRELASGVGGGLLALLLAVWAAVTAVTSVAGVGLLMAPGVVRALHALAARERRRLGRWGPEVVAPAPPPTRLRPALADPVTRRELRWLLRHATLGLLLGLLGVLLPVLAVRDTAFPLYWKLAPKDASATSIGVGTAHTWPDALAASLLGIGWIVIILGLTPGMARLQAEPGRRLLAAGPETDLSLRVAELTATRAAALDAHATELRRIERSLHDGAQNRLVSVTVLVGAARRMVARDPDGAGELLERAQSAAEEALAELRTVARSILPPVLADRGLAGALAGLAAHCPVPCRLDVDVPERCAASVEATAYFVVAEALTNVAEHSGATHATVTARSRGGRLTLRVEDDGRGGAAAGLAPGHEDAAAEPAPGGVPVGGPSGQGDSDGPGGGPHRGQGGPGAPDDPRDRERRGGRPGGGTGLVGIRRRVAAHDGTFRLASPRGGPTVLEVDLPCGS